The window GCCTTTTCGATGACCTCAGCGACTTGCTTCGCATGAACGACGAGCGAAGCATGGCTGCCGGCGACTTCCGTCGTCTGAGCCTTCATCCTGGCGGCGAACGACTTCTGGGCCTCGGGCGCGAGGACTTTGTCTTTCGTGCTAATGACGTAGAAGGTCGGCTTGTCATGCCAGGCCGCAATGTCGACGGGGGCCTCGAACGCAACGTGGTTCAGCGGAAGCTGCGAGTTGGCCAGGTGCGCGGCGATCTCCGGAGGAAGGTCAGCCGCGACGGCTGACGGAAACACCTTGGGGTCGATGTACAAATTGCCCTTCGCATCGGGATGGATCGCGTTGCCGCCTTCGGTCGGTGGGCCGGCCTTTGCTAGCGACGCCAGGGATTCACCGACCTCCGGCGCGAAAGCGGAAACATAGACCAGCGCCGAAACCTTGGGATCGTTGCCGGCTTGCGTGATCACCACGCCGCCCCAGGAATGGCCAACCAGAACGGTCCTTCCGTCCTGCTTCGCGAGCGCCTGTCTGGTGGCATCAACGTCGGCGGCGAGAGAAGTGAGCGGATTTTCCACGAGCGTGACGCTGTAGCCTTTCTTCGTGAGGATATCGGCAACGGGCTGCCAGCTCGTCTGGTCCACGAAAGCGCCGTGCACGAGCACGATGTTGTGGGCTGCTCCCTTGGGCAGTTCGGCGGAATGAGCGGAGCCGAATAACGCCGTTCCGGCCAGGAGCGCGGTGGCGGCTGAGAGGAGAATATTTCGCATTGTTTGTTCCTGTTGGCATGTCGGACGAAGACGGTCCGGGGGAATGGAGAGGCGTTTCCAGCAGGGGTCGCGGTTCTTCCATCCGCCGTTGGCGAAATGGTTGCCGCTCGTCACGTCGGCCCGCCGCGACATGACGTATTCCGTGGACCTTTCGGACGATAGAGATCAATCGTCCGGATGTTGTGTCCAATCGTCCACCGGTCTAATCTCGGCGGCATGGACATCCTCGCCCAAGTGCTCGATCGCGTTCGTCTCGGCGGGACGCTGCTGTTTCACTTCGAGCTCGGCCATCCCTGGAATCTGGAGTTACCCGCGCGTCCCTACGCCCTGTTTCACTATCTCAGCCAGGGTTCAGCAACTCTCGCGCTCGGACAGGAACAGGAAATCCAGATGACTGAGGGCGATTTTGTCGTGATCACACGCGGCGAGCCCCATGTATTTTATTCGGATCGCCGGGCCAAGCCCTTGCGGATCATGGATATAGACCGATCGTCGCCGCGTCTTGGCGTCGTTCGTCACGGCAGCCGTGCAAAGCCGCTCTCGACCTTGATCTGTGGTAATTTCACGGTGTCACGACCGCTGTTTGGCAGCGTGCTGGAGCTGCTTCCGCCCGTGCTCCTGCTGAAGCCAACGGCGGACGGTGGCTGGCTTGAAGCAATCCTGCGCCGCATGGTCAGTGAATCCGCGCTCGAGCGTCCCGGCCAACGGGTCGCCCTCTCACGACTGACGGAAGTGCTGTTTGTCGAGGTGCTCCGAAGCTGGATTGCGTCGCTCAGTCCCGGACAAGGCGGCTGGCTCGGGGCCATATCAGACCCGCATATCGGACCGGCGCTCAAGCTGATCCACGAAAACCCGGAGCGGCCCTGGACCCTGAGCGACCTTGGCCAACGGGTAGGGCTCGGCCGCTCGGTATTTTCAGCCCGTTTCACCAGGCTCGTCGGCCAGTCCATGCATCGCTATGTGATCGAACGCCGGATGGCGGAAGCGGCGTTCCTGCTGGAAACCAGCGAGGAGCCGATCGCACGGATTGCCAGCCGGGTCGGTTACGAGACGGCGGCGGCGTTTTCGAAGCTGTTCCATCGATATCACGGCCTGTCGCCCGGCCGGCACCGAGCAGCTCGACGACGTGATACAAGCCACCCGCAACCGGAGGATTCGACAGCAGAAGTATCCGATTGACCTCAACCAGGCGCGCCGCAACCATAAGTGCTAGGCTGCGTGTCCGGTCTTGCGATCGTCGATGCCGAGCAAGGTGAGAACCTCGTGGGCCGAAATCGGCCG is drawn from Bradyrhizobium prioriisuperbiae and contains these coding sequences:
- a CDS encoding alpha/beta hydrolase, giving the protein MRNILLSAATALLAGTALFGSAHSAELPKGAAHNIVLVHGAFVDQTSWQPVADILTKKGYSVTLVENPLTSLAADVDATRQALAKQDGRTVLVGHSWGGVVITQAGNDPKVSALVYVSAFAPEVGESLASLAKAGPPTEGGNAIHPDAKGNLYIDPKVFPSAVAADLPPEIAAHLANSQLPLNHVAFEAPVDIAAWHDKPTFYVISTKDKVLAPEAQKSFAARMKAQTTEVAGSHASLVVHAKQVAEVIEKAALVK
- a CDS encoding AraC family transcriptional regulator, whose product is MDILAQVLDRVRLGGTLLFHFELGHPWNLELPARPYALFHYLSQGSATLALGQEQEIQMTEGDFVVITRGEPHVFYSDRRAKPLRIMDIDRSSPRLGVVRHGSRAKPLSTLICGNFTVSRPLFGSVLELLPPVLLLKPTADGGWLEAILRRMVSESALERPGQRVALSRLTEVLFVEVLRSWIASLSPGQGGWLGAISDPHIGPALKLIHENPERPWTLSDLGQRVGLGRSVFSARFTRLVGQSMHRYVIERRMAEAAFLLETSEEPIARIASRVGYETAAAFSKLFHRYHGLSPGRHRAARRRDTSHPQPEDSTAEVSD